In one Candidatus Hydrogenedentota bacterium genomic region, the following are encoded:
- the rpsM gene encoding 30S ribosomal protein S13, whose protein sequence is MARVAGVDLPREKRVEVGLQYIYGIGPARAKTILEETGISPDRRVKDLSDEEASRLQTTIVTKFNVEGDLRRETQGNIKRLMDINCYRGNRHKRGLPVRGQRTHTNARTRKGPRGATIKKKATT, encoded by the coding sequence ATGGCACGTGTAGCAGGCGTTGACTTACCCCGCGAGAAGCGCGTCGAGGTCGGTCTTCAATACATTTACGGAATCGGCCCCGCCCGGGCGAAGACCATCCTCGAAGAGACGGGCATCAGCCCCGATCGCCGCGTGAAGGACTTGTCCGACGAAGAGGCGAGCCGCCTTCAGACGACGATTGTGACCAAGTTCAACGTCGAAGGCGATCTGCGCCGCGAGACGCAGGGCAACATCAAGCGGTTGATGGACATCAACTGCTATCGCGGCAACCGCCACAAGCGCGGCCTGCCGGTCCGCGGCCAGCGCACGCACACGAACGCGCGCACTCGCAAAGGCCCCCGCGGCGCCACGATCAAGAAGAAAGCAACTACCTAA
- the rpmJ gene encoding 50S ribosomal protein L36, protein MKVRSSVKKICEKCKIIRRHGRIRVICENPRHKQKQG, encoded by the coding sequence ATGAAAGTGCGTAGTTCGGTCAAAAAAATTTGCGAGAAGTGCAAGATCATTCGCCGGCACGGCCGCATCCGTGTGATCTGCGAGAACCCCCGGCACAAGCAGAAACAGGGCTAG
- the infA gene encoding translation initiation factor IF-1, whose amino-acid sequence MQKEDAIEVEGTVVEPLPNAMFRVELKNGHKVLAHISGKMRMNFIRILPGDRVKVEMSPYDLTRGRITYRYK is encoded by the coding sequence ATGCAAAAAGAAGACGCAATCGAAGTGGAAGGCACGGTTGTAGAGCCGTTGCCGAACGCCATGTTTCGGGTCGAACTGAAAAACGGCCACAAGGTCCTGGCGCACATATCCGGGAAGATGCGCATGAATTTCATTCGCATATTGCCGGGCGATCGCGTGAAGGTAGAGATGTCGCCCTACGATTTGACGCGCGGGCGCATCACCTACCGCTATAAATAG